CAGGCAAAGGCAGGCAGTGTAGAGTTTATCCCGCAAATAAAGGCAGATGTAGACAGGTGGAAAAGTAAGAATCCTGACAGTCATATCCTTGGCTTTATTCCTACAGAGCCAATGGATAAGTTTTTAAAAGAACTCAAGGCAGGAAATGTAAATACTGATACAGCAAAACCGGCATTAAGAGAAAAGAACCTTGCTGAAGGCAGGGCATTATATGCCATGAACTGCAGACCATGTCATGGGGACAGTGTTTCAGGAGATGGACCAATGGCAGACGGGTTTAAACTCCGTCCTATAAACTTTACAGACAATGGGACAATAGAGACCATAGTAGAAGGGTATACATTCTGGAGGGTGTCAACAGGCGGGCTTGGACTGCCTCAGGAGGCAACACCGTGGGATTCTGCAATGCCTGTATGGAATCTAAATCTAACAGAAGAAGAGAGATGGAAGATCATCATGGCAGAATATGACATGGCGCAAAAGACAGCAAGGATACCGGAAAAGCATTAAAGACAGGGATTAGGGGTTAGAGGCTAGGGATTAGGAAAGACATTAGACAACAGATGCTTAAATATCGGAGGCAATTGATGAAAAGGTTTTTTACAATGTTCTTACTATTCACTATTCACTATTCACTATTCACTGTAGTTAATGCTGCAGATGCGCCATCCAAACCAAAACCCCCTGCAACACCAGAACTAATAGCAAAGGGTAAGAATATATACTTTAAAAGATGCTCTTTCTGTCATGGACTCATGGGGGATGGCAATGGGCCTGCTGCAGAGCAGATGC
This sequence is a window from Deltaproteobacteria bacterium. Protein-coding genes within it:
- a CDS encoding cytochrome c; the encoded protein is QAKAGSVEFIPQIKADVDRWKSKNPDSHILGFIPTEPMDKFLKELKAGNVNTDTAKPALREKNLAEGRALYAMNCRPCHGDSVSGDGPMADGFKLRPINFTDNGTIETIVEGYTFWRVSTGGLGLPQEATPWDSAMPVWNLNLTEEERWKIIMAEYDMAQKTARIPEKH